From the genome of Acinetobacter sp. TR3:
TTCGTAAATACACAGGCTATGAAATGATTCTACGAGCGTAAATGATAAGGTGGCATTTGAAATGCCACCTTTTTTAACTTAATTTGTTTTTAAACAATTCAGAATTGCATCAACAGGATTTTCAGTATCTCCTGAGATTAATTGTTTGTGCATACTTAGATGTTGCATCATCTGAATATGTGCTGTTTCATTATCCATTAATTTTTCAATTTCAGAAGCAAGGTGTTCTGGTGTTGCATCAGCTTGAATTAATTCTTGGATGACTTTTTTACCTGCAATGATATTAGGTAAAGAGTAGTATGGAATCTTAACGAGAAACTTAGCAATCATATAAGTTAACCAATGCAACTTATAAAAAGTCACCATTGGGCGATGCAATAACATCGCTTCAAGCGTCGCAGTTCCTGATGCTAGTGCAACAATATCACTCGCGTTCATGACCATACGACCTATTTTAGATTCAGCATCGGTATTTTCTAAAATATAAATTTTTGATTTTAAAGTTACATCTAAATTTTGAATACCATGTTCAATTTGTTGTCTTCGAGCATCATTAATTGCTGGAATCAGAAACTCTAGTTCAGGATATTTCTTATGTAGTATTTCCGCAGCCCCAATTAACAAAGGCAATAGCCTGTCAATTTCACCTCTCCGGCTACCTGGTAATAAAGCAACATGCATTTCATGTGCAGATAAGCCAAGCTGATGCTTTGCTTCTACAATTGGATTTTTTAAAGGTAATTGTTTGGCTAGTGGATGCCCAACAAAAGCTGCTGGAACATCGTAATTTTCATAAAATGTTTTTTCAAATGGGAATAAACACAACACTAAATCAATACTACGTTTAATGCCATGTACACGTCCTTGACGCCATGCCCAAACAGATGGACTTACATATTGAACTGTTTTAATTGGTAAATTCTTTTCTTTTATTGTTTTAGAAAGACGTAAATTGAAATCAGGTGCATCAATTCCAATAAAAATATCCACTGGATGTTCAGTCCAACGTTCAACTAGACCATCACGTACAGCAAATAACTTCTTTATATCTTTCAAAACCTCCACAATGCCCATTACTGATAAAATTTCCATTGGATAATAACTATGGAAACCCTCAGCAATCATTTGTGGACCACCAATACCTTCAAATTCAGCATCAATTCCTTGTTCGCGAAAACTGCGCATGAGTTTCACTCCTAGAGTATCTCCAGAAACTTCTCCCACCACGATACCAATTTTTAGTTTTTGCTTTAACAAGACCAATGCCCCACTGAAATATTTGAATGATTCTAACAAAATGATTTTACATCGAATCATAATAAGCTATCCAATTTGTTCAAGATTGGTGAATATGATTTTTAATCTAAAATTGCATTAATTATTAAAAAAATAATCTTAATTAACGATAGTTAAATGATTGCGAGTTTACTGCCAATTTATTATTATTAACAATAATCATTTTCATTTGATATTTATTCTCCTATTGGCTAATTAAAAATCATTTATGGCAAAATCAACATCACTTACGCTCATCTATCGCCTAAGTATTTTTTACCGCTTTACCTTGAGTTTTAGTGTTGGTTACGTCTGCATGATGTATTTGAGCTTATGTCTGACTGCATTATTTCTTCATTCATTCGCTAAAGCTGAAGCCATTTATTTGGCTGCCTTTATTTCAATAATTTTTTATTTACTATTCATCATTGTTAGTTTCTGCACGAATTCTTTGTTAAAACTTACTTGGATTAGCTTGATTTTGGCAGGTACTTTATTCGGCTTATCTGTAGGTTTAAGTTAATAATGCAAAACAAAAGTGTACGCCAATCTATGGCATGGCTACATGCATGGACGGGTTTAATTTTTGGATGGCTTTTATTTGCCATTTTTCTGATGGGAACGAGTGCCTATTATCGTCATCAGATTAATTTATGGATGCAGCCTCAACTATCGCATTATCAAATTAATCAAGTAACTGCTATTCAAACAGCAACAGAGTATTTAGAAAAAAATGCAGCTGATGCTAAATCTTGGTATATCAAAGTTGCAAATAAAGAAGAACCTGTCAATAAAATTTATTGGGAAAAAAGCATAGGTGGCTATGAAAGCCGAGACTTGGATGCAAATACTGGTCAAGAACTTAAACTTTCTGCAACACAAGGTGGTGACTTTTTTTATAATTTCCACTTTCAGCTGTACGGATTACCTGTCCTTATTGGACGCCTAATCGTTTGTATCGCAGCTTTTATTATGTTGGTTGCATTGGTTTCGGGCATTATTACCCATAAAAAAATCTTTACAGATTTCTTTACATTAAGAACTTTTAAATCACAACGCTCTTGGCTCGATTTTCATA
Proteins encoded in this window:
- the lpxB gene encoding lipid-A-disaccharide synthase; translated protein: MLKQKLKIGIVVGEVSGDTLGVKLMRSFREQGIDAEFEGIGGPQMIAEGFHSYYPMEILSVMGIVEVLKDIKKLFAVRDGLVERWTEHPVDIFIGIDAPDFNLRLSKTIKEKNLPIKTVQYVSPSVWAWRQGRVHGIKRSIDLVLCLFPFEKTFYENYDVPAAFVGHPLAKQLPLKNPIVEAKHQLGLSAHEMHVALLPGSRRGEIDRLLPLLIGAAEILHKKYPELEFLIPAINDARRQQIEHGIQNLDVTLKSKIYILENTDAESKIGRMVMNASDIVALASGTATLEAMLLHRPMVTFYKLHWLTYMIAKFLVKIPYYSLPNIIAGKKVIQELIQADATPEHLASEIEKLMDNETAHIQMMQHLSMHKQLISGDTENPVDAILNCLKTN